The Ziziphus jujuba cultivar Dongzao chromosome 5, ASM3175591v1 genome segment atcatatatataattactggAGCTTGTTGGTTTTTAAACACGATTCACAGATTAATGGCTCACTCGTAAGCGGAAATTTTGTACCAACAAGAAGttccatattttttaaaaacaacttatttttgtattttattgtttttgtatatatatatatatatatagtaaagataaaataaaatctgtaATATGAAAAGTAACAtgagataaaattttatatttttttaaaaaaaattattttaatatttttattatttttgtatatatatatatatatatagagttaagATTAAATAAGATCTGATCCGTAACATAAAACCTAATATAAGATCttctatcttcttttttttagccactatatattttttttaaaataaattattaaatacatattttatttttttttaattttagattttaatcttctatctttttttttttagccactatattttttttgaaataaattattaaatacatatttgattcttttttaaattttagattttaatatttttattatttgaataatcATCAAAGTATAAACCTTAAATTAATAAAGTAAGATAAATTTTAGTTGAgagtgattatatatatatatatatatatatattccttttgttttaaaaaatcatgGCCAAACAGCCTCCggattttttcattttctatcaaTTCCATGGCAAAAGAACGAACATGAAAGGCATGGCAGATACATTAATGGTCATTTCATCGGGAGAAGCCGAAAGATCCAATCTCAATTGTCCAGCCGATCCAAAGCCAAGCCTATTTACGGTCCCAACATATAAAATTTGTGGGGTAATAAAGCTGATatctcaaaatatttatatctaaaaagccattttattttaaaaaaaaaataaaaaattgaatacaGGTACCATTGGAAAAGTCTGCAAAAGCATTTGTAAAATAGATGTTTAGAAAtagatataaaattattgatttcATAAATAATCAGGAAAAATAGAACCAAtactaaaaatattgaaaaaataaataaattttggaatACAATTTCCGGAAaagccaaatataaaaaaaagtcaaGACATAATACTGAATTTTGTTATTGTAAGAGAGgatataaaattgttattgttattgttattgtaagaatataaaaattattttttcttattacttgtaaatatttctaaatattttttttaattatagagtGTAAGCATTCTAActcaaattatttttcattattttttttttttaaaggacatTTTTCCAGGTCCCTTTACAAagcattaattataaatatatatagaagaacATGATGAGCCTCTTATACAAGCTGCTCTTCGCCGTTCTGCGATTAAATATTGAAATGTAGTATGTATGACAAAACAAAAAGCGTActataattacattattaaaCTCTTAATCACAACAAAATACAGCGGTTCATGCTTAATACAACGTCCTACATTTATACATGTAATGGAAAGGTAAAAATCCAGAAACAGAAACGAAAGCACACACCGACCACTATATTTTTCATGGCATTGATTCAATGtttaaaaacaaatacatgAATTAAAGTGAACGTGAATGCCAGAATACATTACATATTTACAAATTTCAAATGAGATCTTTTATTGGAGCTTATCAGCCAGGTACAAAATAATCCATCTTGTCCACAGGCAGATTCAAAACTGACGTCTCTACCTACACAACAAAGAAGCAAATGCAAACAATTTCCAAGAGAAGTTAGATTGTACTTGTACATATGATGTGAAGTGCAAACCATGTACCGGGGGAGAACACGACTGAAGCATTTATTAACAAAGACATGGAAGTTGATGGCTTCTGATGTGTTAATGATATTTGAAGCTTGAATCAAAAGACCCCGGTGTCCAATATTTGTTAATGACGTTTGAAAGCGTTTGTTGTTGGGGAAAGCCTAGAAAAGTATGCACATATACCTGTTCAAATGGAACAAAAACAAAGGGTGTCATGCCCCTCTTATGTGAGACAGCAGGGACATCTGGATTGTGTGTTTCATCATCCTGCCACCCTTCAACCACTCCGAGAATATCCTCATTGTGGTTATCGACCTCATTACTGTTCACACCACTTGTAACCAGTGAGAGTAAATCCATCCTATTGTTTGCTCCTTCTGTTGTTCCTCTTAACCTGTGCAGAAAGAGtttatgccaaaaaataataaataaataaataaaacttccaCTAAGAGACAAGTCCAAATAGAACATTCATAAAGCAGCAATTACTCTCCCCTTCAGATGCAATTAGAAGATCTCATGTTCAACTTCAATATACTGTTCAACAATGATCTTTTTGtactttaaaattaaagaaatgacCTTGAAAAGACAACCAGCTGTGGACTCATCTAAATCATTGCCCAAACCACACATTATAAATAGAACTTTATCAAGATGCAGCATAAGTTGTTTGTCAATTACTCTGAAAGGTATAATCACTCCCAAccagaaaacaacaaaaaatactttatttatttatttgtttttttctcttaatttacAGAATATTCAGAATCAGTTCCCTGTGCAATACCTTAAGCGGATCCTTAAGACAGTAGGACGCATGCCTGGATACAAAACTGCAGTTTCAACCTGCAATGCATATCAAATACATATTAATAATGGGGAGGAGATAAGAGTAAAAGGTTTCAATAGCATGTGGAAAGTAAAATATTCCACTGATGAAAATGAAACATGATAAGCTACACGAGGATACTAAAAATTTGCAAGAATacaaaattgaacatttaaCACCTGAAAAGGCAGATACACTGACCTTATCATCTAATATTGTGTAATGGCCACCGAAAACACAGTCTGCCTTAGATGCCCGAAAGTTCATGCATTTTGCCACATCCTTGATTTTTTGAGATGAATTCTGATAGtagtatataataaaagaatagaTTAAAGCAATCAGACAACAAACATGATTATCTATCTTCTATTCTATCAATATTCTCATGCAGTATAAGAATTCAATGCACTAACCTTGTAAAGGAATCGGCCGGAAGGGAAAAATCTCATGTAACGGAAATAGCAGACCTGCAAAAGTAAGAAcgaaatagaagaaaaagaattaaaaataaaaagattgcaCTCGCCTGTAACTAATTTAAAGAGAAGTTAAGAAATTATTCTAGCAGCTTGGTTACAAGTACTAACACTGATGTGCAGTGCTGTCTGTACAGATACAAGGGAGCAtcacaaatacaaaattataataCTCTCTGTAAGAGAAAACTGTAACATTAAGGCCGATAACAATTTCTCCCTTAGATATATGAAAAAAGTTATGTTATGGCCTATGAAGTTGTTGAGATAATTTGTTATATTAGATATTTTTAGCTCATACTAACATTGTCAAGCCACAGGAACAAAAATTAGTAGAGTGCTTGGAAAACCTGACATTTATGACTCCAGAAGAATCAATTtagggaatttaaaaaaatcagaaaCATGATTATAAACATGAAATTTGACTATCAAGGCTATTATCCTGGTTGGAATATATACCCTACTCGTATGAGATTATaacctaaaaacacaaaagAGGTACGATTCTTGAACCTCATTACTTTTAGATATTAgatcataattataaaattgtaaaaacctcattattttttagatattaaattattat includes the following:
- the LOC132803898 gene encoding F-box protein 7 isoform X3, with the protein product MMISVSDLYGINVRPVAPVGSASRKPYVDPALIHRSLPDELLFEVFARMTPYDLGRASCVCRKWRYTVRNPVFWRNACLKAWQVSGVVENYKILQSKYEGSWRKMWLFRPRVRTDGLYVSRNTYIRVGVAEWKVTNPVHVVCYFRYMRFFPSGRFLYKNSSQKIKDVAKCMNFRASKADCVFGGHYTILDDKVETAVLYPGMRPTVLRIRLRLRGTTEGANNRMDLLSLVTSGVNSNEVDNHNEDILGVVEGWQDDETHNPDVPAVSHKRGMTPFVFVPFEQVETSVLNLPVDKMDYFVPG